One window of Leucoraja erinacea ecotype New England chromosome 37, Leri_hhj_1, whole genome shotgun sequence genomic DNA carries:
- the LOC129713718 gene encoding LOW QUALITY PROTEIN: proline-rich protein 12-like (The sequence of the model RefSeq protein was modified relative to this genomic sequence to represent the inferred CDS: deleted 2 bases in 1 codon), which produces MDRNYPASSFGDPLGTGQGWSYDRAASGVKASLVYGGSRSSHPDTDILHRQAYATPHPLQGYAANHHPAGLSGLFETGLHHAGSSTPDASVMNLISALESRGPQPGPSASSLLSQFRTPSWQTAMHTPGPAELFISGAIPGSGTFPSSSALSAYQHPASFSGRSFPVTSSLTLQDATFSPSSNGLLSPHDPLLHIKSSQSSVPSSLAFDRLGSAVLGTGLPTQSSAYRTAQETASRHLQSQFNLLSSPLGPSDQASQLYNTSVFSSAPTAGIERAIPRQDSVIKHYQRPSSAQAQLPASHHSLQHYLSCGGSHGFQQMPRHPTLSCSPLGDQSPVGSEGSQKSSQSRPEHSQSYRPIIQSPGYSSTSSSTKSKSYSASRQVPRSTSTPKCQSISSTGQSHHYSSATPKVSSVISSQPQAYSPGPSQSLLTISQPQSYNVTQAQNMSAVTQSQGFASSQSQEMSSGNKSRSYSPAQLPGLASVAPIQSYSVQSEPHSTAGQSYVPAHSQGMPTASPSLSYATGHSPALSTHGPSIVYSSASHVQSMPDTSPSQIIRPLQSPGGSRSQSVSSPGQPQKYLSSVLSPSYIQPSHSQGFQSPQPPLERTPSYGKNKSDSDLLSSERTDDEDFLIQHLLDSESPPRVSSQSLGECEDRAPKGMVYQMSKSEERYHLQSVIRTSSSLDNQVLEMSLQGLKEKKKGERSKEYVRSSSEGLATTVVHYSHQANSIDSLAQDIKKSVDHLQTSHLEAHAKELGQSHGFLQKGGDPSSRPHRLVPDGSQMEQHGMLQGQQGQQMMLDASPEMQLPLNHPASSQSSQLLQSVLTHTQSQLQAQQQQQQQQRKVQPALDVRLLESQRLHSEAASPQLQMLEVHLQNQQMQGHVRSHPSLISGEPRSPRMSSDRMQPEGMSQTESMQSQEMQEYLEPDLHLESHLSQGGQVSAQQHLMPESNESLPEDQQQVEGKDQYSAASPQSTKSRFVPLTSICFPDSLLQDEERNFFPGMEDMFCSAPCGGEEYSKHAAEDSGQSMDRSEGMKTSYDMIHSNQSYSSYCPSDTGNGQAVHLDLDSVSMKSELEPSLQTEPQGLGPPHSQQPSAPPDIKSPLTTASFCSMKNKKFLKTSSLHLLKKKDSPPQMPKKTYAQEYEFEDEEKEDVPADIRLNNRRLPDLLPDLISSCRARTSISPVVDIDFCSGNLNGGKKRPKRASKPKEKGPPRPRGRPRIRPLEQPHGQVQDAPKKRGRGRGRGKKTAEGDNEGFKVEKQAKCGKGKVQGAKASDLLPVEVTEALPLDGVLENSQTQEKIKKKIKEVEEQQPEMKSGFMASFLDFLKSGKRQQLPATASGSQKGRLSSVINQASAASFGLAQSMLSGPLDASESDSLMSCTSPCKRFDEDLKKNLETLPSFSSDEEDSVSKNQDLQKSITSAISALYDPVDRKETDNPENMVVEDKEVSSCPSEVSQPEQVAPPSPDFPKEPLPEEEPSPAPESPPSPQPPPSPPPPPPPPPTTPPTTRRSRDPPSPVKLAKAQDSVAICGETDEEDDESGGEGAIRKWDEFVIKMDNIKELKMAMQMGSEPPTIWRVQKASLQQFLPLVRDGQRHYASSTQYVEYPEEVKSEYQRLYVKFLENVEKRDYVRVCSKKPWHRPLHLAKRQDTAAIAGETDEDEEESGGEGVFRERDEFVVKIDDIKALKLAMQAGREPPPVWRVQKALLQKFTPEIRDGQRQFCATSKYLGYFGHAKNEYQRLYVKFLENVNKKDYVRVCSKKPWHRPQHRSRWQSRPPKTKQRPAKTKAEPPPKKRKKWLKEVVSSSESDSPGQPQSEEERVPTGRVLNTRAMKEMYKSYIELLVSAALDPAMIETIEANNDELYLPTMKKIDSILTEHKKRVTKRVSLSSSLQEGLQTFPQLVVGDIDADHKDNPSSSVKLKVAGTPYNRKTLNQLKKNVQRPQDFQVEADKLQFYTLFHSLHHYKYHTLLHCKEQTDTLTEVNEDLGQEEIVQQCMRNAAWLEKLFDSFCDLLTQVQQQCA; this is translated from the exons CCATGCACACACCAGGACCGGCAGAGCTGTTCATCTCCGGTGCAATCCCAGGATCGggcaccttcccctcatcctcGGCCCTCTCGGCCTACCAGCACCCGGCCTCGTTCAGTGGCCGTAGCTTCCCGGTCACTTCCTCGCTGACCCTACAGGACGCCACCTTCAGCCCCAGCTCCAACGGACTGCTATCTCCCCACGACCCACTGCTTCACATCAAGTCCTCGCAGTCCAGCGTGCCGTCGTCTCTGGCCTTTGACCGGCTGGGCAGCGCTGTCCTGGGCACGGGCCTGCCCACCCAGAGCTCGGCCTACCGCACGGCCCAGGAGACAGCCTCCCGCCACCTCCAGTCCCAGTTCAACCTGCTCTCCTCGCCGCTAGGCCCCAGCGACCAGGCCTCGCAGCTGTACAACACCTCCGTCTTCTCCAGCGCGCCCACAGCCGGCATCGAGAGGGCCATTCCCCGCCAGGACAGCGTGATCAAGCACTACCAGCGACCCTCCAGCGCCCAGGCCCAGCTGCCAGCCTCCCACCACTCCCTCCAACACTACCTGAGCTGTGGTGGGAGCCATGGCTTCCAGCAGATGCCCCGTCACCCCACCCTGTCCTGCAGCCCGCTGGGTGACCAGTCTCCAGTGGGCAGCGAGGGCAGCCAGAAGAGTTCACAGTCTCGGCCCGAGCACTCTCAGAGTTACCGACCCATCATCCAATCTCCCGGCTACTCCTCCACATCCTCCTCTACCAAGTCCAAGAGCTACTCTGCCTCCAGACAAGTCCCTCGCTCCACTAGTACCCCCAAGTGCCAAAGTATCTCCTCCACTGGCCAGTCCCACCACTATTCCTCCGCCACTCCCAAGGTGAGCTCCGTCATCTCCAGCCAGCCTCAGGCCTACTCACCAGGCCCGTCCCAGAGCCTGCTCACCATTAGCCAGCCCCAGAGTTACAATGTCACCCAGGCCCAGAACATGTCTGCCGTTACCCAGTCTcagggctttgcctccagccagTCGCAGGAGATGAGCTCGGGCAACAAGTCTCGGAGTTACTCCCCGGCCCAGCTCCCAGGCCTGGCCTCTGTTGCCCCCATCCAGAGTTACAGCGTGCAGTCGGAGCCCCATTCAACCGCGGGCCAGAGCTACGTGCCGGCCCACTCGCAGGGGATGCCCACGGCCAGCCCCTCCCTCAGCTATGCCACCGGTCACTCTCCGGCCCTGTCCACCCACGGCCCCTCCATCGTGTACTCTTCAGCCAGCCACGTGCAGTCCATGCCGGACACCAGCCCCTCCCAGATCATCCGGCCCCTTCAGTCCCCCGGGGGAAGCCGTTCCCAGAGTGTCTCCTCACCAGGACAACCTCAGAAGTATCTCTCCTCtgtcctctccccctcctacATCCAGCCTTCTCACTCCCAGGGCTTCCAGTCCCCCCAGCCCCCTCTGGAACGCACCCCTTCCTACGGCAAGAACAAGTCCGACTCGGACCTGCTGAGCTCGGAGCGGACGGACGACGAGGACTTCCTGATCCAGCACCTGCTGGACTCGGAGAGCCCGCCCCGTGTGTCCAGCCAGAGCCTGGGCGAGTGTGAGGACAGGGCACCCAAGGGCATGGTCTACCAGATGTCCAAGTCTGAGGAACGCTACCACCTACAGAGTGTGATCCGTACCAGCTCCAGCCTGGACAACCAGGTCCTGGAGATGTCCCTACAGGGTCtaaaggagaagaagaagggcGAGCGGTCCAAGGAGTACGTGCGGTCATCGTCCGAAGGTTTGGCCACCACCGTGGTCCACTACAGCCACCAGGCCAACAGCATCGACAGCCTGGCCCAAGACATCAAGAAGTCGGTGGATCACCTCCAGACCTCACACCTGGAGGCCCACGCTAAGGAGCTGGGACAGAGCCACGGGTTCCTGCAGAAGGGGGGTGACCCCTCATCGCGGCCCCACCGTCTGGTGCCTGACGGCTCGCAGATGGAGCAGCACGGCATGTTGCAGGGGCAGCAGGGTCAGCAGATGATGCTGGACGCATCGCCAGAGATGCAGCTGCCCTTAAACCACCCTGCGTCCAGCCAGTCCTCCCAGCTGCTGCAGTCTGTACTGACCCACACGCAGAGCCAGCTACAggcacagcagcaacagcagcagcaacaacgcAAGGTGCAGCCAGCCCTCGACGTACGCCTGCTTGAGTCACAGCGCCTGCACTCGGAGGCTGCTTCACcgcagctgcagatgctggaggttcACCTGCAGAACCAGCAGATGCAGGGTCACGTccgctcccacccctccctcatctccgGCGAGCCCCGCTCCCCCCGTATGTCCAGCGACCGCATGCAGCCCGAGGGCATGTCGCAGACGGAATCCATGCAGTCGCAGGAGATGCAGGAGTACCTGGAGCCCGACCTACACCTGGAGAGCCACCTGTCTCAGGGCGGGCAGGTAAGTGCCCAGCAGCACCTGATGCCCGAATCCAACGAGTCCTTACCTGAGGACCAACAGCAGGTGGAAGGCAAGGACCAGTATAGTGCGGCCAGCCCCCAGAGCACAAAGTCTCGCTTTGtccccctcacctccatctgTTTCCCCGACTCCCTGCTGCAGGATGAAGAGAGGAACTTCTTCCCCGGCATGGAGGACATGTTCTGCTCCGCACCCTGCGGAGGTGAGGAGTACAGCAAGCATGCGGCGGAGGACAGCGGTCAGTCGATGGACAGGAGCGAGGGcatgaagaccagctacgacatGATCCACTCcaaccagagttactccagctactgCCCCTCGGACACGGGCAACGGTCAGGCCGTGCATCTGGACCTGGACTCGGTGTCCATGAAGTCCGAGCTGGAGCCCTCTCTCCAGACGGAGCCCCAGGGCCTGGGGCCCCCCCACAGCCAGCAGCCCAGCGCCCCTCCTgacatcaagtctcccctcaccaCAGCCAGCTTCTGCAGCATGAAGAACAAGAAGTTTCTCAAGACATCCTCGCTGCACTTGCTGAAGAAGAAGGACTCTCCACCGCAGATGCCCAAGAAGACCTATGCCCAGGAGTACGAGTTTGAGGACGAGGAGAAGGAAGACGTGCCGGCTGACATCAGGCTGAATAATCGGCGCTTGCCGGATCTGCTGCCGGACCTGATCTCCAGCTGCCGGGCCCGCACCAGCATCAGCCCCGTGGTCGACATCGACTTCTGCTCCGGCAACCTCAACGGGGGCAAGAAGAGGCCCAAGAGGGCGTCCAAACCCAAGGAGAAAGGTCCCCCACGGCCCCGCGGACGGCCACGTATACGGCCCCTGGAGCAGCCCCACGGCCAGGTGCAGGACGCGCccaagaagagagggaggggcaggggcaggggcaagaAAACGGCGGAGGGTGACAACGAGGGCTTCAAGGTGGAGAAGCAAGCCAAGTGCGGCAAG GGCAAGGTTCAAGGGGCAAAAGCCAGTGACCTTTTACCAGTGGAGGTGACGGAAGCTCTGCCGCTGGACGGCGTTCTGGAGAACAGCCAGACCCAGGAGAAGATCAAGAAGAAGATAAAGGAGGTGGAGGAGCAGCAGCCGGAGATGAAGTCTGGCTTCATGGCGTCgttcctggacttcctgaagtcggGCAAACGGCAGCAGCTGCCGGCGACCGCCTCCGGCTCGCAGAAGGGCCGCCTGTCGTCCGTCATCAACCAGGCGTCTGCGGCCAGCTTCGGCCTGGCTCAGTCCATGCTGTCCGGGCCGCTGGACGCGTCCGAGAGCGACAGCCTGATGAGCTGCACCAGCCCCTGCAAACGCTTCGACGAAGACCTGAAGAAGAACCTGGagactctcccctccttctcgtCCGACGAGGAGGATTCGGTCAGCAAGAACCAGGACCTCCAGAAGAGCATCACCTCCGCCATCTCCGCTCTCTACGACCCCGTGGACCGCAAGGAGACTGACAACCCAG AGAACATGGTGGTGGAGGACAAGGAGGTGAGCAGCTGCCCCTCGGAGGTTTCACAGCCGGAGCAGGTTGCTCCTCCGTCTCCAGACTTCCCCAAGGAgccgctgccagaggaggagccGTCCCCAGCCCCCGAgtcccccccttcaccccagcccccaccgtccccccccccccccccaccaccaccgcccaccaccccccccaccact cGGAGGAGCAGGGATCCACCGTCGCCGGTCAAGCTGGCCAAAGCCCAGGACTCGGTGGCCATCTGCGGCGAGACCGACGAGGAGGACGACGAGAGCGGAGGCGAGGGGGCGATACGCAAATGGGACGAGTTTGTCATCAAAATGGACAACATCAAGGAGCTGAAG ATGGCCATGCAGATGGGCTCCGAGCCCCCCACTATCTGGCGGGTACAGAAAGCTTCGCTGCAACAGTTCCTGCCCCTGGTACGGGATGGCCAACGCCACTATGCCTCGTCCACACAG TACGTGGAGTACCCGGAGGAGGTGAAGAGCGAGTACCAGCGCCTGTACGTGAAGttcctggagaacgtggagaagCGTGACTACGTGCGCGTCTGTTCCAAGAAGCCGTGGCACCGGCCGCTGCACCTGGCCAAGCGGCAAGACACGGCGGCCATCGCCGGCGAGACCGACGAGGACGAGGAGGAGAGCGGCGGCGAGGGCGTCTTCCGCGAGCGCGACGAGTTCGTGGTCAAGATCGACGACATCAAGGCCCTCAAG CTGGCCATGCAGGCGGGCAGAGAGCCCCCCCCTGTGTGGAGGGTCCAGAAAGCCCTGCTGCAGAAATTCACCCCAGAGATACGCGATGGCCAACGGCAGTTCTGTGCCACCAgcaag TATCTGGGCTACTTTGGCCACGCCAAGAACGAGTACCAGCGCCTCTACGTGAAGTTCCTGGAGAACGTCAACAAGAAGGACTACGTGCGGGTCTGCTCCAAAAAACCCTGGCACCGACCACAGCA CCGGAGCCGGTGGCAAAGCCGGCCGCCAAAAACCAAGCAGCGGCCGGCAAAGACCAAGGCCGAGCCCCCCCCCAAGAAGAGGAAAAAGTGGCTGAAGGAGGTGGTCTCGTCGTCAGAGTCCGACTCCCCCGGACAGCCGCAGAGCGAGGAGG AGCGTGTCCCCACTGGGCGTGTGCTGAACACACGGGCCATGAAGGAGATGTACAAGAGCTACATCGAGCTGTTGGTCAGCGCTGCTCTTGACCCCGCCATGATCGAGACCATCGAGGCCAACAACG ATGAACTGTACTTGCCCACTATGAAGAAGATCGACAGCATCTTAACAGAACACAAGAAGCGCGTGACAAAGCGAGTGTCTCTCAGCTCCTCATTACAGG AGGGGCTACAGACCTTCCCACAGCTGGTGGTGGGGGACATCGACGCTGACCACAAGGACAACCCCAGCAGCTCGGTCAAGCTAAAAGTGGCCGGCACCCCCTACAACAGGAAGACCCTCAACCAGCTCAAGAAGAATGTACAGCGgccacag gACTTCCAAGTGGAGGCGGACAAACTGCAGTTTTACACCTTGTTTCACTCTCTGCATCACTACAAATATCACACGTTACTGCACTGTAAAGAACAG acGGACACGCTGACGGAGGTGAACGAGGATCTGGGGCAGGAGGAGATCGTGCAACAGTGCATGCGGAACGCCGCATGGCTCGAGAAACTCTTCGACTCCTTCTGCGATCTCCTCACACAGGTGCAACAGCAATGCGCGTGA